A region of Cucumis melo cultivar AY chromosome 2, USDA_Cmelo_AY_1.0, whole genome shotgun sequence DNA encodes the following proteins:
- the LOC103491943 gene encoding transcription factor LHW, which yields MGFLLKEMLKALCGSSQWSYAVFWKIGCQNTKLLIWEECHYQPLPSFDSSGSESSKFPLGELEGCWGYSQSSSSLQSNHGEDKLYSLIHKMNLNKHVSLVGEGIVGRAAFIGNHLWILSSNYTRDAYPPEVLSELHQQFLAGMQTVAVIPVLPHGVVQLGSSFSIMENMMFVNHVKSLILHLGSVPGALLSETYDGKDPVGNFDVPVTLGMTGLTDPPQNCNLMKPLLMVDNCNPQDNSLLASRSSQPSGLLLQESRPNNHLAASSMSQNAHLTQGLAIPHQNLGLSKAAQAMKSNIPSRNNSEYGCVRAEVILPSPEARFHQQASSSSFYNSQSAVAPTTEHGSLKLAGHQNLSAVSLQQDVYNCLNSSNSYNLSQLVTHGGGTIDNENSSVTTNHPLFESRQSKEKKNIGSKRFSVSVPVSVSNDSAATHKSVNGGELGGIDVQNALKCKAEEVSLFGGVENSSGKAILEAMKSSQSQSKLAPSADNDLFEALNTTWTQLESTMSLNDYMSGLSNDYPNHFSGFESPILPHIKNEQNCALSSFGDDLFDILGLEYKNKLLTGKWNSLSESMHNEDQQKSESQIMNVLEAGLTSNNSSTCRKMPESGSNSMTASDQLLDAVVSRGHSAIKQSSDDSTSCRTTLTKISSSSGPSSFIYGQPSASNHVQRGVFGIPKSLGEVGTLDSSSFRSGCRQNDMSNCSQGSSVYGSQISSWVEQGDNLKRESSVSTAYSKRPDEVNKSSRKRLKPGENPRPRPKDRQMIQDRVKELREIVPNGAKCSIDALFEKTIKHMLFLQSVTKHADKLKQTGESKIISKEGGLFLKDNFEGGATWAFEVGSQTMVCPIIVEDLNPPRQMLVEMLCEERGFFLEIADLIRGMGLTILKGVMEARDNKIWARFAVEANRDVTRMEIFMSLVHLLEQTLKGNNTSMTNAIDNSHMIHNSFPQSTPISATGRPGSLH from the exons ATGGGGTTTTTACTTAAAGAGATGCTCAAGGCTCTTTGCGGTTCGAGTCAGTGGTCTTATGCTGTGTTCTGGAAGATCGGTTGCCAAAATACCAA GCTCCTGATTTGGGAAGAATGCCATTACCAACCCTTACCCAGCTTTGACTCTTCTGGAAGTGAGAGTTCCAAATTTCCCCTCGGGGAGTTGGAAGGATGTTGGGGGTATTCCCAAAGTTCCTCCTCGCTACAGTCAAATCATGGAGAGGATAAATTATATTCTCTAATTCacaaaatgaatttaaataaaCATGTTAGTCTAGTAGGTGAAGG GATTGTCGGGCGAGCTGCATTTATTGGAAACCATTTATGGATTCTGTCAAGCAATTACACCAGAGATGCTTATCCACCAGAG GTTCTCAGTGAGTTGCATCAACAGTTTTTAGCTGGAATGCAG ACTGTCGCTGTCATCCCAGTTCTTCCTCATGGAGTTGTACAGCTGGGCTCATCCTTTTCT ATTATGGAGAACATGATGTTTGTAAACCACGTGAAGAGTTTGATACTACATTTAGGGTCTGTACCTGGTGCTCTTCTTTCTGAGACTTATGATGGAAAAGACCCAGTTGGGAACTTTGATGTGCCTGTGACTTTAGGAATGACTGGACTTACAGATCCTCCTCAAAATTGCAATTTGATGAAGCCTTTATTGATGGTTGATAATTGCAACCCACAAGACAACTCATTGCTAGCTTCTAGGTCCAGTCAGCCTTCTGGTTTGCTGTTACAAGAGAGTCGGCCTAACAATCATCTTGCTGCTTCTTCAATGTCACAAAATGCTCACTTGACCCAAGGTTTGGCAATACCTCATCAAAATCTGGGTCTATCAAAAGCTGCTCAAGCGATGAAGTCGAATATCCCTTCAAGAAACAATTCTGAATATGGATGTGTCAGAGCTGAAGTCATTCTTCCAAGTCCTGAGGCACGGTTTCACCAGCAGGCTTCTTCAAGTTCATTTTACAACTCTCAATCTGCCGTTGCACCAACTACTGAGCATGGCAGCCTGAAATTAGCTGGACATCAGAATCTTTCAGCTGTGAGCCTACAACAGGACGTTTATAACTGTTTAAATTCATCAAATAGTTATAACCTGTCTCAACTGGTAACACATGGTGGTGGAACAATTGATAATGAAAATAGTTCTGTGACCACCAATCATCCATTATTTGAAAGCAGGCAGtccaaggaaaagaaaaatattggtTCGAAGCGATTTTCTGTTTCAGTTCCAGTCTCCGTTTCTAATGACAGTGCGGCAACTCACAAAAGTGTTAATGGGGGTGAGCTGGGTGGAATAGATGTGCAAAATGCTCTCAAGTGCAAGGCCGAGGAGGTTTCTTTATTTGGTGGGGTAGAGAATTCTAGTGGTAAAGCAATTTTGGAAGCTATGAAGAGTTCTCAATCTCAATCGAAACTAGCTCCATCAGCAGATAATGATTTGTTTGAAGCTCTTAATACTACGTGGACTCAACTGGAAAGTACCATGTCCTTGAATGATTACATGTCTGGTCTTTCTAATGATTACCCAAACCATTTTAGTGGATTTGAGAGCCCAATACTCCCGCATAttaaaaatgaacaaaattGTGCTCTGTCCTCTTTTGGTGATGACTTGTTTGACATTCTTGGTTTGGAATATAAGAATAAACTACTCACTGGCAAATGGAATAGTTTATCTGAAAGTATGCATAATGAAGACCAGCAGAAATCTGAATCTCAGATAATGAATGTGCTTGAGGCTGGCTTGACCTCAAATAACTCTTCTACGTGTAGAAAGATGCCCGAATCGGGAAGCAATTCTATGACAGCCTCTGACCAACTTTTAGATGCTGTAGTCTCCAGAGGTCACTCTGCCATCAAGCAGAGTTCGGATGATAGCACGTCTTGTAGGACAACATTGACCAAAATCAGTAGCTCTTCTGGTCCAAGTAGCTTCATATATGGACAGCCAAGTGCATCCAATCACGTGCAGAGGGGAGTTTTTGGGATCCCCAAGTCTCTGGGTGAAGTAGGGACCTTAGATAGTAGTTCTTTCAGATCTGGTTGTAGACAAAATGATATGTCAAATTGTTCTCAAGGTTCTTCAGTATATGGATCTCAAATCAGTTCATGGGTTGAGCAGGGAGATAATTTGAAGCGTGAAAGTAGTGTGTCCACAGCCTATTCTAAAAGGCCCGATGAAGTGAATAAATCAAGTCGCAAAAGGCTTAAACCTGGAGAGAACCCTAGACCGAGGCCCAAAGATCGCCAGATGATACAAGATCGCGTAAAGGAGTTGCGAGAGATTGTGCCAAATGGAGCAAAA TGTAGCATAGATGCTTTATTTGAGAAAACTATCAAGCATATGCTTTTCTTGCAAAGCGTCACAAAGCATGCAGACAAGTTAAAACAGACTGGGGAGTCTAAG ATCATCAGTAAAGAAGGTGGACTCTTTCTAAAAGACAACTTTGAGGGTGGGGCAACCTGGGCATTTGAGGTTGGTTCACAAACTATGGTCTGCCCTATCATAGTCGAAGATTTGAATCCACCACGTCAGATGCTTGTCGAG ATGCTTTGTGAAGAGAGGGGCTTCTTTTTGGAAATAGCTGATTTGATCCGTGGAATGGGCTTGACTATATTGAAAGGAGTGATGGAGGCACGAGACAACAAGATATGGGCGCGATTTGCCGTTGAG GCTAACAGGGATGTAACTCGTATGGAAATATTCATGTCGCTTGTTCACCTGTTGGAGCAGACGCTGAAAGGCAACAACACGTCAATGACAAATGCCATAGATAACAGCCATATGATTCACAACTCCTTCCCTCAGTCGACCCCGATATCTGCAACCGGCAGGCCTGGTAGCTTGCATTGA